The DNA region ttgttgtaaatAAACTCAACTAAAATAGTCATCTCGCTCCAAAGTCAAATGGGTATTTattatcttcaaagcaaacaggAATTTTCGATTTAGGGCATCCGCCACAACATTAGCTTTTCAAAGATAATAATCTATAATCatatcataatctttaagcaattcaagccacctgcactatctcaaatttatttttttctaagtcAACAAGTATTTTAGAATTTTGTGATTAACAAAGGTATGGCATTTCTCCCTGTATAAGTAAtatctccaaattttcaaagcaaaaaaaataaagaaataaaaaatcacCGCTTCAAGTTCCatatcatgtgtaggatagttctgtGTCAGAAACGGTAGTTTTAGAACCTCATTTCTGATGAtcaagtccgtaaatattaaatattaatatttacggtGTTAGTGTAAAGTTTAAATAAAGTTCTGGTCCTTTAATTTTGTCAATCAGatggttaattaaggtacaaagactaaattgtaaaagtggtaaaaattaATCAATATGGATTTTTAATTAATCGAAGGACCAATTAAGCAATTGGACCAATCTCAAAGTTTTAAACGGTGGTGGATGTTGTTTATTATCcactaaattgattaattaaggctaagatttacttaattaaattttattaagttaaattagattaattaattattaatataagtatataagttaaaataaaatgaaaaacaaagaaTTTTCTCATCCTTTCATCCTTTCAAGCTTTGTTACCTTAATTGTTTAGTAATTTTAAGtatgtttcttgtaatttttatgtttttgaggttatgagaacttgatttagctagtctatgtactaatttgtaaaatttttaaagtttttaaaatttttattgttgaATATTTGAGGAAAATAgtgttaatttgttagattttaagtttagatataattggtaatttttgaaaaaaggaactaaagtgcataaatttcaaattttatattaaaaaagttataaaataataaaattgagatcgattttaaaattataagaaCTAAGAATAATGTAGGCATAAACAAACCTTCAATGGATAATCTAGCCATAAACAAGTACAAGTGTAATTAGTAGGCTTCTACTATTTAGACTTTCACCGGATATTATTATGATCTTTACGTTAAATATAGCACCTTTGTTCTTTTTAACCAATACCATTGCATTAAGGTTGTACAAATTTCTTAGCACCGGCAAAGAGTGGGGCACTCATAAGGCTAATGCCTTGTAGCTATTTATTTGAATCTGCTAAAGAAACTTTAATTTATGTGCAACATTTCATATGATATACTTATTTAAAGGATCATATCTCATATTCATATTCTACACTGTTCTTAAGACTTGCGCTTATTATTATTCGTCAAATAGGTAAttagacaaaaatattaaaagataggAAAAAGATGGAAGGATGGGGATTAGCTTCGGGCAAAGTGTCCCATTGTGGTGAAAGAACTTGACAAAGAAATGAAGATATAGCACTAATAACCGAGGATCAAAATTACCGTATGATAATATATCAGAACTTCAACAGATCTATATGTACCTTTTCATCCTTTGTAAAGGCTAATCATTCGTGTATTCTTGTTATATTcgtgtaattttttttatcataattatgttttaatttttttttcttatattcaTATAGCTTTTGACAAATGAATAGTTTGGATTATACTGATTAGTCTTTAGTATGCTTTGTGTATTCACGTCATATTTTAGTTATTCTTTTAATGTCTTTTAATCATGTAGAATGTGAAATTTGCAACACTAAGCTTTGCAAAGAAATGAAAATATGGGTATAGGTATAATCATTGTAAGCTTATAATGGGAAGAGTTAACTATAGTTAGTGCGAACTTCATGTAGGTTAAAAATATATTTGGGAATTTCATGCATGGCCTCATAGTTAAAGGTGTTCACCATCTTAAGTGTAATCTAGATTTGAGTCGCATTAGTTATGTTTGTTGTTCGAATTTTACCCTGTTATGATAATTCACCAAAATATAATGTTAGAAAAGTAAGGAAATTTgcattgattaatttattcaaaaaaaatttatcctCGAATTTTAATACGAAAAGCatatttcaatagaaataaaagaaatggatGTCAATTAAATTTCGATTGGAACATTTGTGAATAATTGGATTCAGACTTGAAAAGTATGCGATAGTTCTCCCATCAATTACACCTAGTTATGGGTCAGATTATTCTTTCATGCTCGAAGGTCCGTCCGAAATTTGAGAGAGTTTGAGAAAAATTATTAAGCCTAGATTTGGGCAAAAAATTAAGCCCGTTTAAAATATGGATTGGACTTGGGCTTAAACATTTAAGACCCAAGCCCGGCCCATTTGActtgtttttaagtttataatattttatattatatttatttattatgtaatttataacacattaaaaaataaacatttattaaatatataatactactataatataaacattaaaataatattaagatgactatataaaaaatatcaataaataaaaaatattaaattaaaataatatgagtgGGCTTAAAATGAGTTTAGGCTGATCTTTTGCAAATATGAATAgattttgacaaaattttagtattatatttcAAGTCAGACTTGAGCAAgcataaagtatattaatattatacttaGACCCGACATGAACTCAACCTAGTACATCTAGTCCAATGAGCATCTCTAACTTCAAGTCCTCTATTATCATAttgagaaaggattgtatgaaataaGTGTGCCACATCATCCTAatcatttttcaattatttaatgacatttcatcaaattttttcatgtcattaatacataattttggtatttttttaactTGAACCCATAACCCTAAACCTTATACCCtaaaattttgagtttataaTTTAAGGTTCAAGGTTGAGGGTTTCAAGTTCGAAGTTCAAATTCAAGGTTCGGGGTCTAGAGTTCGGGGttcaagtttaaaaatttttcaaaattatgtatcaatgacaaagaaaaaatttgttaaaacgtcattaaataattaaaaaaagatataaaatgacGTGACACCGTTGTAATTgttgaaatattattaaataaatttaaatgaatataAGATGACTTGGTGCCCTATTTATTATAATCTTTGCTCTATaacattataaatgaaaaaaatatgtgaCTTGATTAgcaagaaaatttttaattttatttaaaaaattatatttaaaatttggtgtTGATGGATtctcttttaataaaataatctcTAATGTTCAATAGCTAATAATATCTTTTTGCTCAAATCATGatcaatgataaaattttaaggaaaataagctaaaagataatattttttaaaaacatctaAAAGTCTTAttaaagaaaaatctaaaaatgaaatatgtatttatttcaattataattCCTTCAACAATCTAGAGTTCTAAGGGCTACTCACTTTGTATCTTAGCACCCGCATGCATGAATGCGAGTTAAAagaacatgaataaataaatacacTCATGTTAGAGGCATAACCACCCAAGACCATATAATATACCTACATTCAGGTAATGTATGAATGGGGAAAATCTACCATTGAGTGAAATGATTGCACTACATATATAAATACCTGGTTGTGATCCTTATATCCAAGTTTCTGCTCGTCACTTTGACGCTCTCGAACATCTCTTCCGATCATATCCTCTCCCAACCAGGTTAAAGGGGGGAAAACTCGAATAAATACTCGGACTTCATGTACATAACAAAAATCAGGATATATATTCATCCCCAACATTTAGTACTGGCACAACAGAAATACCTACCGGCTTATCCACATGCATGTACAAGAACGATACCCCAATCAGCCCCTATcaaaaaatggaagttgattGGAGATCGTGATGCGAGGATAAGATATCAGCTTAGTCAATTCATAGAAAAATATCAAAGGATTTTGCTTAACCATAATGTTCTCAAACTAACAATTTAGATTCCTCCATCGAATGATTTTGGGATGAACCGTCATAGTTCAAGCTTTTTGAGACGTCAAAGAAATGTGCAACAGCTTCTTCAGGTGTCCCGACTAGAACTCCATGACCCAAGTTAAGAATGTGACTGCGTGGTCCTGCACACTTAACGACCCTGAAAAACAGATTGCACCAGTTTAAACACTGAACCGATGGGGCTGATTTTCTTACATTGGCCATAACGAAAATCAAACACAGTTTGAAATGGCAAACCTTTGAATTTCTTTCGTCACTGCAGAAAGTGGAGAAAACAAGTAAGCAGGGTCGACATTTCCCTGCACACTGATATCGCTACCCAAACGCTTCCTTGCATCAGCCATATCCACTGTCCAGTCAAGTCCAATCACATCAACCCCAGTTCCTTTCATGCGTTCAAGAAGGCCACCGTTACCGTTAATGTAGAGAACAAGAGGTGTTTTAGGGCATTTATTTCGTACTACGCTCACAATCTGCAATTGAAGGAACCCAATAAATGAGTACAAGGGTCAAATTAAAAGGTATAACAACATATTATCTGAGACAAAATTTCTCAAACCACCAAATAGGAGTTGACTGCATGTAGTAACTAGTGATGGAAGAGACAATTACCTATTGAAGACAAAAGTATGCATAGTTTCATTATTTTCATGACAAAAGTAACGAGATCTGCTGTAAATTCCAATTTACCTCAGTTATGTAAGGCTTTGACCATTGCTCCCACATGTCAGGTGGTAGTTGCCCACCCCAAGAATCAAATATTTGTATGCAATGTGCTCCAGACTCCACTTGGTAAATAATGTACTCGGATATTGCCTTTGTTAAATGAGAAAGAAGTGTCCTCAATAAATTTGGTGCTGTGTGGCACATACTCTTTATGGTTGTATAAGTTCGGGTTGTACCTCCCTCTACTATATATGTGGCGATTGTCCAAGGGGCTCCAACAAAACCTAGTACTGCTGCATGACCTCCAACCTACATAAAAATAGAAGGTACAATAAAAAATGCCAATTATATTAATCAGAATTCTAGCTATAACGCATGAAAAAGGAGAGTCACCTCCTGGCGCAAAATCTTAAGTGATTCTCCAACAAAGTGTAGCTTTTCCAAGTCAATTGGATGCAATGCCTTCAAATCGTCCTCAAAGCGAATTGGTGACTGAATAACAGGGCCCCTTACTTCTTCAATGTCAAATGGGACCCCAAAAGCAGGCAGTGGAGTAAGTATATCAGAGAAAATTATCACTCCATCAGGACGGAAAGCTTCCCAAGGCTGCAGAGAAATTTCCACAATGAGATCAGTTGTCTCTGACCTCTCTCTGAAGGATGGGTGTTTCTCAGCAAGCTTTCTGTAAACAGCCATATACCTTCCTGCCTGCCGCATCATCCACGTAGGAGGCCGACTTACAGGATCTCCTCTTGCAGCCTTAACCAACAATGGATCTAAATAAAAGATGAATGGAGATAAGGTGCGTAAGTTTATAATACCTCTGAAGGCCAAAGACAAGAATGTTGTTGCCATCACTAGCATACCAACATCAATAACAAAATTCGTTTTCCACTAGCAAGGAGAAATAATAGTCAAATTCATACAGGTTACACAAAATTTCACAGCTTTTAGAACTAAGAACATTCATCATATTATCATctcttcaaaaaataaaaaaatgtaaaacatcaccttaataaaatttgatattaaagCTCAAGAGCTAACTGTTAGATCCTAAACCAAGGCGTACCAATCCCCCATCCATGCTTCAACCATTACATTACTCAAAGAAATAAGCTTATACAAAGAATGTAATCCATTTCCAGTCTGGCCTGGCCTTATCTTCCAACCAGGTTGGCATATTCAGAACAAACAGTCTTCATTATCCAAATAGAACCTTGACCACATTTCCACCATAAGGTGCCAATTCTAGCTTCTCACAGAATGCATTCAAGTCTAAATCAAAATTCTCCTTATTACTACCTTCATAATATTCACTAAACACCCAAAATATTCTAATAAAACCAATGCAATGAATAAACAGATGACAACCCATTTTAAATCAATCCCTAAACATAAGAAACCCAGACAACCAAACTAAAAGggggaaaagaaaaacaaagagatGGAGCAATGAACTATACCAGTAGAAGAGCAAGCTATAGAAAACTTCTTAGTTTTTGTTCTTTTGGGGGATGAAACAAAAGCTCCAGGGAACTTGTTATTTTCAGCAGTGTGAAAACCCAACTGCACTATCAAGCTTGATGATTTAACACCCAAGGAACTGCAAGCACTGCATTTCAAACggtaaagaagaaaaaagaattagGAAAAATAATCTAAACAGTTGAAATCCATTTCTTTTCCGTATTGAAATGGGATTTTGACCTTGTTAATGGAGAGaagctcatttttctttttaactatTGTTTTCGGGAAGAATTTGGGACAGATTTTGCGAGTTTAGGCGGAACTGCTCTCTGTTTTTGTTGACTCTGTTTTCTTATCTTCGAAAAAAGATCGATGGCTCGACTTGGGTATAGCAAGTTAAGTTGATGGTTGTGATCTTGCCACGTCGGAACACTGGATAAAACAGGGCCCGACATCGAGCACccttttaatttccattttgttTCGGTACAACTTAGAAAAACTTAAGGGTAAACAACACCTTTCATcctcttataaattttttttttcgatttagtcactACATTTTTATTAACACCATTTTcaccaattaaatatttaatccaaatatttaattttattaacacTATTTTCACCAATTTGTGTTTCCACAATGTTTATTTGGGATACCAATGGAATAAatttgcataataataaaaataaaacttacaacaCACAGTTACAAAAGGACCAATtcaaaaaccaaaacaaattgCAGAATCATGTCTAGGTTTGTACAAACAATTGATAGAAGCAGATGCACCGACAGGGATGAATTAGGTTcaccactatcaataataaccaTTACATAAAAATTATACATCATTCatacaaaaataatcaattttttttatacttttatgtaTTTTTGAACGGGATAAATACGAAATTTAGTTTAATATGCAATTTGACAAATGAATTTTGAGTTGAtacaattatatacataaaaactGAATTGCGAttcatatgtatacatgaaactttgattttggttcatttgtatatatttaaataaatgaatatatacatacatttattgtcatattggattaatataattgtttttgtATGCAATAGATCAACATAAAATGGTACTAAATATATAACATTACACATTAGACCAAAGctcatgtatagttttgatattgatctctttttaaattaattatactttttttgaaatttttagtatttatatatatatattggattctTTAGAATCAATATTAAATTGAGGAAGGCTAAATCTTTTAGAATTATGATCAAAAAATAGATGGAGCTCTCAAAAACCTTTGATCCAAATGGTGATTGGTCATGTAACTGCGGTTGACGAAAGGGTGGAGTAGTTTGTATTGCTAAGAGTGAGAGAGGGTTTAGttgtttttttgataaaaatctgttgattaatttttaaatttagaatcaaattgataaaatatgtaaatattaaagagCTAAATTAATTATTAGGCCGACAAAAAAATATCACACTACTTTTTCATCACTCATCTAATGATAACTAATGgggaaatgactaaaatattaaaccaAAATAGAAAGAATGTTATAATTAGATAATTATTCTTGTAATTTACTTGAAAAAATGCCCTTAAAATCTCACTTTTTTTATTAGAATAAGAAATTAATAAGATGAATTTTATGTAGGGACAGACAAactaaaaataacttaattttaaaatatttttacttattcCCAAAAAAAACTTTTAACTCAATGTTTTTCAAATTGATAGCTTCgaatgtaaataaatgaatttgtttaaagTGTAATAAGTACAGTacaattaaagtataaatataaatatatgtccTAGATATTATAAGGCCccgtttgtttaattgaaaatgacTTCCAAAAattgatttctggaaaatgacttGTTTCTCTGGAAAAgctatttttttttgtgtttcgatgaatctatgtaaaatattttatgttatttgacagatttattgaaatatttcataaaagctaCTTTTAGTAAAATAAacctacatgtaacaccccaaacccgacctaaacaTTATGGCCAAATCCGAAGGTGTCACAAGGAATGGGTTTTAAAACGAGTTTCAAATGATAAAACCACTAACGTTTCCTTCCAACTCTTACTTGCTTGTATCCAATGTCAAAATGTTGTTCAATTACTTATTTTGCCTTTAAACGTGATTTTAGAGCAAAAGCTTTCGAAAACCATTCTATTTCAAAAACCCAGTTCGTATTTTTAGAAACACCTTTTATTTGCATAAAAACTGTCAATTTCATAAAACAGTTTTATCAAGCATGCAGAAGAAAAACAACAAACCAAAGATAAACGGTTAAAAATCATTAAGTCTGGAGAGTCCCAGAAATTACAAACTCTTAGAATAAAACCAAAATCGTAATTAAACCATAAATTAATGACTTTAAATAGTTTACGAAtgagtggtcaccgctgagtctctGCCGCACTAATCCGCCTAAGCCTGTGGATTACCTGACAAAATAGACAGATAgatgtgagtttacgtaaactcagtgtgtaacccaacagaattaagcatgcaaacatacagCATCATATACAAAATCAGAAGCAGATATAGACTCAGTTTCAGATTCAGATTTAGATATCATATTCAGATTCAGATAGCAGATTCATATTCAAATAACAGATATGCCAAGGTCCTAACCCCAtcttctacacaccatctccgtccatcccatcacaccatgtggggttaaaaacacccacctatCCTTACACACCATATTGTGCCATTAAGACACATTTCAGATAATACGCAACCGAgttgccagaatataggcgacatctaggggtgagcattcgatcgaattgaatgaaaaaatttcaagttaatcgagttgacgaatcatattttatcatcctaatttgatttgaaattttctcgaattgagtcgagtaagatggaattcgaatcgaattgaatcgaatatatttgttcgagttaaattttaaaaaataattttgggtccatgtaaccactgtcacccatcgtaataaaatttatctaccgtaatcaatttttttattaactttcatcaccttataatttatttattaatcttttatatatgggttagcttctttgcttacttagttgcttcaattatcttcatATTTTTGTCACTAtgaattttggaattaaaaaatatattaaatgtaaaaatttgattttttaataaaagttattttaaagataaaatgtgaaattgataccaatataaaattttaacacgaatattttctggcatcattaataattcaattttaatataaatattcaatatgactaaacaattcaataatataaataatataaaatgtgaaatttaatttaataatataaatagtagatataaataaaattattactatttatgtttagggattttttttggataattttgattttttatttggagtaaagggtgagaagtaaaagtttagggggaaaataaaaagttttagagAGTAAAAGTTTGAgagaaagtaaatagggggagtaaaattttggagggaaaatatttaaaaaaattaggggggatgggtttggggtagatgggggtAGAATGGGAAGGAAGTAAAAGTTTTAAGGGGAAAGTGGGAGGGATTAAAAATTtgaggggaaaataaaaagttttgagggtttttgggagtaaaattttgagaaaaagtaattGGGAttgtaaaattttggtgggaaatggattttgggtagatggGGGGGGTTGGGATAGGAgtggagtaaaagttttggggggaaagtgggaaggaataaaagttttgagggaaaaataaaaaggtttgggagtttagggaaaaaatgtaaaatattatagtttgatattcgaattattcgagttattcgaatttaaaaactcaactcgattcgaactcaaatttcaaaaaaaaaattcgagttgactcgaataactcgattcgtttaactcaaaattcaaaaaaattttctattttatcgagtcgaatcgagttttgctgaCCCCTAGTGACATTTGCcgtacagaacacttcctccatatataTACAAACCCCACTCCAGTCAAAGATACAGAATTATCAGATACAGTATAACAGATTAATATGATCAGCATGTTTATATACAGATAAAAGTACAG from Gossypium hirsutum isolate 1008001.06 chromosome A04, Gossypium_hirsutum_v2.1, whole genome shotgun sequence includes:
- the LOC107898607 gene encoding uroporphyrinogen decarboxylase 1, chloroplastic isoform X2 — translated: MSFSPLTSACSSLGVKSSSLIVQLGFHTAENNKFPGAFVSSPKRTKTKKFSIACSSTDPLLVKAARGDPVSRPPTWMMRQAGRYMAVYRKLAEKHPSFRERSETTDLIVEISLQPWEAFRPDGVIIFSDILTPLPAFGVPFDIEEVRGPVIQSPIRFEDDLKALHPIDLEKLHFVGESLKILRQEVGGHAAVLGFVGAPWTIATYIVEGGTTRTYTTIKSMCHTAPNLLRTLLSHLTKAISEYIIYQVESGAHCIQIFDSWGGQLPPDMWEQWSKPYITEIVSVVRNKCPKTPLVLYINGNGGLLERMKGTGVDVIGLDWTVDMADARKRLGSDISVQGNVDPAYLFSPLSAVTKEIQRVVKCAGPRSHILNLGHGVLVGTPEEAVAHFFDVSKSLNYDGSSQNHSMEESKLG
- the LOC107898607 gene encoding uroporphyrinogen decarboxylase 1, chloroplastic isoform X1, whose product is MSFSPLTSACSSLGVKSSSLIVQLGFHTAENNKFPGAFVSSPKRTKTKKFSIACSSTDPLLVKAARGDPVSRPPTWMMRQAGRYMAVYRKLAEKHPSFRERSETTDLIVEISLQPWEAFRPDGVIIFSDILTPLPAFGVPFDIEEVRGPVIQSPIRFEDDLKALHPIDLEKLHFVGESLKILRQEVGGHAAVLGFVGAPWTIATYIVEGGTTRTYTTIKSMCHTAPNLLRTLLSHLTKAISEYIIYQVESGAHCIQIFDSWGGQLPPDMWEQWSKPYITEIVSVVRNKCPKTPLVLYINGNGGLLERMKGTGVDVIGLDWTVDMADARKRLGSDISVQGNVDPAYLFSPLSAVTKEIQRVVKCAGPRSHILNLGHGVLVGTPEEAVAHFFDVSKSLNYDGSSQNHSMEESKLLV